The Glycine soja cultivar W05 chromosome 8, ASM419377v2, whole genome shotgun sequence genome has a window encoding:
- the LOC114421368 gene encoding costars family protein-like: MNVEEEVQRLSQEIKRLGKVQADGSYKVTFGTLFNDDECANIFEALVGTLRAAKKRKVLTYEGELLLQGVHDNVEITLNPAPAEAAAAAAN; the protein is encoded by the exons atgaatgttgaagaagagGTTCAGCGTCTCAGCCAAGAAATCAAGAGGCTTGGTAAGGTCCAAGCAGATGGTTCTTACAAg GTAACATTTGGAACACTATTTAACGATGATGAATGCGCAAATATATTTGAAGCACTTGTTGGAACACTAAGAGCAGCGAAAAAGCGTAAAGTACTGACATACGAGGGTGAGCTACTGCTGCAAGGAGTCCATGATAATGTGGAAATCACTCTTAATCCTGCCCCTGCTGAAGCAGCCGCAGCAGCTGCCAACTGA
- the LOC114421367 gene encoding KH domain-containing protein HEN4 isoform X2: MADPNSNPNHSNAHVNRSRYYTTHVTFRLLCHASRVGAIIGKSGVLIKSLQEATGAKIRIVDAPPDSPDRVILVSAPSAAEDGELSTAQEALLKVFDRVLDVAAGTEVGDLVVSCRLLAETSQVGAVIGKAGKVVEKIRMDTGCKIRVLNEGLPAGTAPSDEIVEIEGQLTSVKKALIAVSHRLQDCPPPDRTKMTGSRHYEVVQSETFSVPLESLTNLHIDHHLQRSSTLSTLSNRSNGNASGAHKLSAEVNRVSALDPKAYQQEVTFRIICSNDRVGAVIGKGGSIVRALQNESGAIISVGPSLVECEDRLVTITASENPESTYSPAQKAVVLVFSKSVEAGVEKGLDLGSKKEPYVTARLVVPSNQVGCLLGKGGAIVSEMRKATGANIRVIGNDQVPMCVSDNDQLVQISGVFSNVQAAIHNATGRLRDHLFVSTQNSGGARSLSSVLAGGQPTLAISHSLNRHSLPGLQAPQTVAGINSRGTNGVSRGLISRKGGLELIRYQGLRLLSTNLVLEQVIGLLSYPVHPMKLEQHRAFSKHLFLLDHRDNILSLMTH, translated from the exons ATGGCCGATCCAAACTCCAATCCTAACCACTCTAACGCTCACGTGAACCGTTCCAGATACTACACCACTCACGTGACCTTCCGTCTCCTCTGTCACGCGTCGCGCGTGGGCGCCATCATCGGCAAGTCCGGCGTGCTCATCAAGTCGCTCCAGGAGGCCACCGGCGCCAAGATACGGATCGTGGACGCGCCGCCGGACTCCCCTGACCGAGTCATCCTCGTTAGCGCCCCCTCCGCCGCCGAAGACGGTGAGCTCTCCACGGCGCAGGAGGCGCTGCTCAAGGTCTTCGACCGGGTTCTCGACGTCGCCGCCGGCACCGAAGTCGGCGACCTCGTGGTCTCTTGCCGGCTTCTGGCCGAAACTTCGCAGGTCGGCGCCGTCATCGGCAAGGCCGGGAAGGTCGTGGAGAAGATCAGGATGGACACCGGATGTAAGATTAGGGTTTTGAATGAAGGTTTGCCGGCCGGCACTGCTCCCTCCGATGAAATCGTTGAG ATAGAAGGCCAGCTGACATCTGTAAAGAAGGCACTCATTGCTGTCTCTCATCGGCTTCAAGATTGTCCTCCACCTGATAGAACAAAGATGACAGGAAGCAGACATTATGAAGTGGTTCAGTCTGAGACATTTTCAGTTCCACTTGAGTCTTTAACTAATCTGCATATAGATCATCATCTGCAAAGGAGCTCTACATTATCCACTTTATCCAATAGGTCTAATGGCAATGCCTCTGGAGCTCATAAATTATCAGCTGAAGTTAATAGAGTCTCAGCCCTGGATCCAAAAGCATATCAGCAGGAAGTTACCTTTAGAATTATTTGTTCCAATGATAGGGTTGGTGCCGTAATTGGAAAAGGTGGCAGTATTGTAAGAGCTCTTCAGAACGAATCAGGGGCTATTATAAGTGTTGGTCCTTCATTAGTTGAGTGCGAGGATCGACTAGTTACTATTACTGCTTCAGAG AATCCTGAATCAACATATTCCCCTGCACAGAAGGCTGTTGTGCTTGTTTTCTCCAAGTCTGTTGAGGCTGGTGTTGAGAAGGGGCTAGACTTGGGATCAAAAAAGGAGCCATATGTTACTGCACGACTTGTAGTCCCATCAAACCAAGTGGGTTGTTTGTTAGGGAAAGGAGGGGCAATAGTCTCAGAAATGCGGAAAGCCACAGGGGCTAACATAAGAGTAATTGGGAATGATCAGGTTCCAATGTGTGTATCAGATAATGACCAATTGGTACAG ATATCAGGAGTGTTTTCAAATGTTCAAGCTGCAATACATAATGCAACTGGTAGACTGCGAGATCATCTTTTTGTCAGTACGCAAAACAGTGGTGGAGCAAGGAGCCTTTCCTCTGTTCTAGCTGGAGGCCAACCAACTCTTGCTATTTCTCATAGTCTCAATAGACATTCTTTGCCAGGATTACAGGCACCACAG ACAGTGGCTGGGATAAATTCCAGAGGCACCAATGGTGTTAGTCGGGGATTGATTTCTCGAAAAGGTGGCTTAGAACTTATCAG ATATCAGGGGCTAAGGTTATTGTCCACGAACCTCGTCCTGGAACAAGTGATAGGACTATTATCATATCCGGTACACCCGATGAAACTCGAGCAGCACAGAGCCTTCTCCAAGCATTTATTCTTGCTGGATCATCGTGACAATATCCTCTCACTGATGACCCATTAA
- the LOC114421367 gene encoding KH domain-containing protein HEN4 isoform X1 codes for MADPNSNPNHSNAHVNRSRYYTTHVTFRLLCHASRVGAIIGKSGVLIKSLQEATGAKIRIVDAPPDSPDRVILVSAPSAAEDGELSTAQEALLKVFDRVLDVAAGTEVGDLVVSCRLLAETSQVGAVIGKAGKVVEKIRMDTGCKIRVLNEGLPAGTAPSDEIVEIEGQLTSVKKALIAVSHRLQDCPPPDRTKMTGSRHYEVVQSETFSVPLESLTNLHIDHHLQRSSTLSTLSNRSNGNASGAHKLSAEVNRVSALDPKAYQQEVTFRIICSNDRVGAVIGKGGSIVRALQNESGAIISVGPSLVECEDRLVTITASENPESTYSPAQKAVVLVFSKSVEAGVEKGLDLGSKKEPYVTARLVVPSNQVGCLLGKGGAIVSEMRKATGANIRVIGNDQVPMCVSDNDQLVQISGVFSNVQAAIHNATGRLRDHLFVSTQNSGGARSLSSVLAGGQPTLAISHSLNRHSLPGLQAPQTVAGINSRGTNGVSRGLISRKGGLELISGSKTAIVTNTTVQIVVPDDVIGSVYGENGSNLARLRQISGAKVIVHEPRPGTSDRTIIISGTPDETRAAQSLLQAFILAGSS; via the exons ATGGCCGATCCAAACTCCAATCCTAACCACTCTAACGCTCACGTGAACCGTTCCAGATACTACACCACTCACGTGACCTTCCGTCTCCTCTGTCACGCGTCGCGCGTGGGCGCCATCATCGGCAAGTCCGGCGTGCTCATCAAGTCGCTCCAGGAGGCCACCGGCGCCAAGATACGGATCGTGGACGCGCCGCCGGACTCCCCTGACCGAGTCATCCTCGTTAGCGCCCCCTCCGCCGCCGAAGACGGTGAGCTCTCCACGGCGCAGGAGGCGCTGCTCAAGGTCTTCGACCGGGTTCTCGACGTCGCCGCCGGCACCGAAGTCGGCGACCTCGTGGTCTCTTGCCGGCTTCTGGCCGAAACTTCGCAGGTCGGCGCCGTCATCGGCAAGGCCGGGAAGGTCGTGGAGAAGATCAGGATGGACACCGGATGTAAGATTAGGGTTTTGAATGAAGGTTTGCCGGCCGGCACTGCTCCCTCCGATGAAATCGTTGAG ATAGAAGGCCAGCTGACATCTGTAAAGAAGGCACTCATTGCTGTCTCTCATCGGCTTCAAGATTGTCCTCCACCTGATAGAACAAAGATGACAGGAAGCAGACATTATGAAGTGGTTCAGTCTGAGACATTTTCAGTTCCACTTGAGTCTTTAACTAATCTGCATATAGATCATCATCTGCAAAGGAGCTCTACATTATCCACTTTATCCAATAGGTCTAATGGCAATGCCTCTGGAGCTCATAAATTATCAGCTGAAGTTAATAGAGTCTCAGCCCTGGATCCAAAAGCATATCAGCAGGAAGTTACCTTTAGAATTATTTGTTCCAATGATAGGGTTGGTGCCGTAATTGGAAAAGGTGGCAGTATTGTAAGAGCTCTTCAGAACGAATCAGGGGCTATTATAAGTGTTGGTCCTTCATTAGTTGAGTGCGAGGATCGACTAGTTACTATTACTGCTTCAGAG AATCCTGAATCAACATATTCCCCTGCACAGAAGGCTGTTGTGCTTGTTTTCTCCAAGTCTGTTGAGGCTGGTGTTGAGAAGGGGCTAGACTTGGGATCAAAAAAGGAGCCATATGTTACTGCACGACTTGTAGTCCCATCAAACCAAGTGGGTTGTTTGTTAGGGAAAGGAGGGGCAATAGTCTCAGAAATGCGGAAAGCCACAGGGGCTAACATAAGAGTAATTGGGAATGATCAGGTTCCAATGTGTGTATCAGATAATGACCAATTGGTACAG ATATCAGGAGTGTTTTCAAATGTTCAAGCTGCAATACATAATGCAACTGGTAGACTGCGAGATCATCTTTTTGTCAGTACGCAAAACAGTGGTGGAGCAAGGAGCCTTTCCTCTGTTCTAGCTGGAGGCCAACCAACTCTTGCTATTTCTCATAGTCTCAATAGACATTCTTTGCCAGGATTACAGGCACCACAG ACAGTGGCTGGGATAAATTCCAGAGGCACCAATGGTGTTAGTCGGGGATTGATTTCTCGAAAAGGTGGCTTAGAACTTATCAG TGGGAGTAAAACTGCCATTGTTACTAATACAACTGTGCAAATTGTGGTTCCTGATGATGTTATTGGCTCTGTATATGGGGAAAATGGTAGCAATCTGGCTCGCCTGAGACAA ATATCAGGGGCTAAGGTTATTGTCCACGAACCTCGTCCTGGAACAAGTGATAGGACTATTATCATATCCGGTACACCCGATGAAACTCGAGCAGCACAGAGCCTTCTCCAAGCATTTATTCTTGCTGGATCATCGTGA
- the LOC114421369 gene encoding fructose-1,6-bisphosphatase, chloroplastic-like, which translates to MQSTAAPPLYQLVSFKPKLQTFPSKSQLCPLGTPFCRLEMASISGFGLKPLRAVSVSSSSSASSDDGFVTLTEYVGKEGMNVKDDLVVLLDHIQYACKKIAALVASPFNYSLGKQTALGSVGSDRDAPKPLDIVSNEIILSSLRKSGRVAVMASEENDAPTWISDDGPYVVVTDPLDGSRNIDASIPTGTIFGIYKRLEELDDLPTEDKAMLNSLQSGSRLIAAAYVLYSSATILCITFGSGTQAFTLDHSTGDFILTNPSIKIPPRGQIYSVNDARYFDWPEGLRQYIDTVRQGKGRYPKKYSARYICSLVADLHRTLLYGGVAMNPRDHLRLVYEANPLSFIVEQAGGRGSDGKNRILSLQPVKLHQRLPLFLGSLEDMEELESYGDIQQKVNPGYEV; encoded by the exons ATGCAGTCAACAGCAGCACCACCACTCTATCAACTTGTGAGCTTCAAGCCAAAGCTTCAAACTTTCCCTTCAAAATCTCAACTTTGCCCCTTAGGGACCCCTTTCTGCAGACTAGAAATGGCTTCAATTTCTGGGTTTGGGCTGAAACCCCTGAGGGCTGTGAGtgtttcttcttcatcttctgcaTCAAGTGATGATGGATTTGTCACACTGACAGAGTATGTGGGGAAGGAAGGAATGAATGTGAAAGATGATTTGGTGGTGTTGCTTGATCATATTCAGTATGCTTGCAAGAAAATTGCAGCGCTTGTGGCTTCTCCTTTCAATTACAGCCTTGGCAAACAAACTGCTCTTGGTTCTGTTGGTTCTGATAGGGATGCTCCAAAGCCTCTTGATATTGTCTcg AATGAAATTATCTTGTCATCACTCCGAAAATCCGGAAGAGTTGCTGTCATGGCTTCAGAAGAAAATGACGCACCGACTTGGATAAGTGACGATGGTCCATATGTGGTTGTAACAGATCCCCTAGATGGTTCTCGAAATATTGATGCATCCATTCCAACAGGCACGATTTTTGGTATTTATAAGCGCCTTGAGGAACTAGATGATCTACCCACAGAGGACAAAGCTATGCTGAATTCACTCCAGAGTGGAAGTAGGCTGATTGCTGCTGCTTATGTTCTCTATTCTTCTGCAACTATACTCTGCATCACCTTTGGTTCTGGAACACAGGCATTCACTCTTGATCATTCAACAGGAGACTTTATTCTCACAAATCCAAGCATCAAAATTCCTCCCCGTG GTCAAATTTATTCAGTAAATGATGCACGATATTTTGACTGGCCTGAAGGTTTAAGGCAATATATAGACACTGTTAGACAAGGGAAAGGTAGATACCCCAAGAAGTACTCAGCCAGGTATATATGTTCTCTGGTGGCAGATCTCCACAGGACTTTGTTGTATGGTGGTGTGGCAATGAATCCAAGGGACCATCTTCGTCTTGTTTATGAAGCAAACCCTCTTAGTTTCATTGTAGAGCAGGCTGGTGGGAGAGGGTCTGATGGCAAAAATAGGATTCTTTCCCTTCAACCAGTTAAACTTCACCAAAGACTTCCTCTATTTTTGGGAAGCTTGGAAGACATGGAAGAGTTAGAAAGTTATGGGGATATCCAACAAAAAGTTAATCCTGGTTATGAGGTTTGA
- the LOC114421371 gene encoding nicotinamidase 1-like, which produces MVSQTVELLKNEIPLEQESVVLAEDAVNGLVLVDIINGFCTVGAGNLAPRESNTQISGMISESARLARVFCEKNLPVMAFLDSHHPNKPEDPYPPHCIVGSDESNLVPALRWLENEPNVTIRRKDCFDGYLGSIQEDGSNVFVDWVKKNKITTLLVVGVCTDICVLDFVCSTMSAKNRGFLEPLENVVVYSRACATFNVPLEVARNTKGALAHPQEFMHHVGLYMAKERGAKIANEVLFGAAGKV; this is translated from the exons atggtCTCACAGACAGTTGAACTCTTAAAGAATGAGATTCCTCTGGAGCAGGAATCAGTGGTTTTAGCTGAAGATGCTGTAAATGGTCTCGTTCTTGTGGACATCATAAATGGCTTTTGCACAGTTGGTGCTGGAAATCTG GCTCCAAGAGAATCCAATACGCAGATTTCGGGAATGATCAGTGAATCAGCAAGGCTGGCTAGAGTGTTCTGTGAGAAGAATTTGCCGGTTATGGCTTTCCTGGATTCTCACCATCCTAACAAGCCAGAGGACCCTTATCCCCCTCACTGTATTGTTGGCTCTGATGAATCAAATCTGGTTCCAG CATTAAGATGGCTAGAGAATGAACCTAATGTAACAATCAGGCGAAAGGATTGTTTTGATGGATATTTGGGCTCAATACAAGAAGATGGTTCAAATGTTTTTGTAGATTGGGTGAAGAAGAATAAGATAACAACT CTGCTGGTAGTAGGTGTGTGCACAGATATCTGCGTTCTAGATTTTGTATGCTCCACAATGTCAGCTAAAAACCGTGGTTTTCTGGAGCCTCTAGAAAATGTGGTGGTGTATTCCCGTGCCTGTGCTACCTTTAATGTCCCTCTGGAGGTAGCCAGAAATACCAAAGGAGCTTTGGCACATCCTCAG GAGTTTATGCATCATGTAGGCCTATATATGGCCAAAGAACGTGGAGCCAAGATAGCAAATGAAGTATTGTTTGGTGCAGCAGGGAAGGTTTAA
- the LOC114421370 gene encoding protein EXECUTER 1, chloroplastic-like, whose protein sequence is MFHPLHFTFTARILLLQQHTYPFSLMASSSISAPTLTFPTQKLAVPFPAPRTPSLLPFPSQPPCRCLASASSDDRCSGAKRSGWDSVLHQFSEVAKRVDSYWKSLGNAAADDRVRVVGGDEDWDWDRWRRHFEEIDEQERLLSIFKSQLSRAVYLENYEDAARLKVAFAATANNDSVGRVMSYLNRAIKEERYGDAAFLRDKAGAGLVGWWSGISEGVNDPHGLIIRITPEHGRYVARSYSPRQLATSAAGIPLFEFFLTMDKKGEFKSQAVYLKQRGAFHGPPTTSSKTLDAAGRLSSVESTEDKSELFVVSTEDPENGNDRNDGSDPAEGMPGFQNVLKDMIPGVKVKVFKVITPEKVDKDLSNVIEKIIEDEDGDEDEDEEMENDAESLELEEIKSETDQEGDDEIEINAGLGTFEREDQNEFAVKIAIGGLVQKLSGNLSSRDLLRVPAMLEMKGRGSFSFTVEKEVNQQVGLDKGKSSSDKSTKFQGRRRVDHVIFDLAKFIGRGKIPSKVLKEVGELINLTLSQAQSHHQLSGSTIFNRIEIPASFDPLNGLYIGAHGLYSSEVIHLRRRFGQWQEDNGAKEPSNIEFYEYVEALKLTGDPYVPAGQVAFRAKIGKRYQLPHKGIIPEEFGVIARYKGEGRLAEPGFQNARWVDGELVILDGKHLKAGPVVGFVYWAPGYHFLVFFNRLRLQQ, encoded by the exons ATGTTCCATCCCCTTCACTTCACATTCACAGCACGCATCCTTCTTCTTCAACAACACACATATCCATTCTCTCTCAtggcttcttcttccatttCCGCACCAACGCTCACCTTCCCGACGCAGAAGCTTGCCGTTCCGTTCCCCGCGCCCCGGACGCCCTCGCTCCTCCCGTTCCCATCGCAACCCCCCTGCCGCTGCCTCGCCTCTGCCTCCTCCGACGACCGCTGTTCCGGCGCCAAACGCAGCGGCTGGGACTCCGTGCTGCACCAGTTCTCCGAGGTCGCCAAGCGAGTCGATTCCTACTGGAAGTCCCTCGGGAACGCCGCCGCTGACGATCGCGTCCGCGTCGTCGGTGGCGACGAGGATTGGGATTGGGATCGCTGGCGCCGGCATTTCGAGGAAATCGACGAGCAAGAGCGCCTCCTCTCGATTTTCAAG TCTCAGTTAAGCCGTGCCGTGTATTTGGAGAATTATGAAGATGCTGCCAGGCTTAAGGTTGCATTTGCAGCTACAGCTAACAACGACAGTGTTGGAAGAGTGATGTCTTATCTCAAT AGAGCCATAAAAGAGGAGCGGTATGGTGATGCAGCTTTCTTAAGAGATAAAGCTGGCGCTGGACTT GTGGGTTGGTGGTCTGGTATTTCAGAAGGTGTAAATGATCCACATGGTCTAATTATTCGCATAACTCCTGAGCATGGAAGATATGTGGCGAGGAGTTATAGTCCAAG GCAACTTGCAACTTCTGCTGCTGGCATTcctctttttgaattttttcttaCAATGGATAAAAAAGGTGAATTCAAGTCACAG gCTGTGTACTTAAAGCAAAGAGGGGCCTTCCATGGACCCCCAACAACCTCCTCTAAAACATTGGATGCTGCTGGGAGACTGAGTTCAGTGGAGTCTACTGAAGACAAAAGTGAGCTGTTTGTTGTGAGTACTGAAGATCCAGAAAATGGTAATGATAGGAATGATGGCTCTGATCCTGCTGAGGGAATGCCTGGATTTCAGAATGTCTTGAAAGATATGATTCCTGGGGTAAAGGTGAAGGTATTCAAGGTGATAACTCCAGAGAAAGTAGACAAGGATCTATCTAATGTGATTGAGAAGATAATTGAGGACGAAGACGGAGACGAAGACGAAGATGAAGAGATGGAAAATGATGCAGAAAGTCTAGAACTGGAAGAGATTAAGTCTGAGACTGACCAGGAGGGAGATGATGAGATTGAAATAAATGCTGGTCTGGGAACTTTTGAACGTGAAGACCAGAATGAGTTTGCTGTCAAAATTGCCATTGGTGGTCTTGTTCAGAAACTTTCTGGTAATCTATCCTCTAGAGATTTGCTTCGAGTCCCTGCTATGCTGGAGATGAAGGGGCGTGGTTCATTTTCCTTTACTGTTGAAAAAGAAGTCAATCAGCAGGTTGGTCTTGACAAAGGAAAATCTTCATCTGATAAATCAACTAAGTTTCAAGGTCGACGCAGAGTTGATCATGTTATTTTTGACCTTGCAAAATTCATTGGCAGGGGAAAGATACCCTCAAAG GTGCTGAAAGAAGTGGGAGAATTGATAAATCTCACTCTAAGTCAGGCTCAGAGCCATCACCAATTATCTGGCTCAACAATTTTCAATCGCATCGAAATACCAGCTTCGTTTGATCCTTTAAATG GTCTATACATTGGTGCACATGGGCTTTACTCCTCTGAAGTTATTCATCTAAGACGTAGATTTGGTCAGTGGCAAGAGGACAATGGGGCTAAGGAGCCTTCAAATATTGAGTTTTATGAGTATGTAGAAGCTTTGAAGCTAACTGGGGATCCTTATGTACCAGCTGGCCAG GTGGCATTTCGTGCAAAAATTGGAAAGAGGTATCAATTGCCTCATAAAGGGATAATACCTGAAGAGTTTGGCGTG ATTGCTCGCTATAAAGGTGAAGGGAGGCTGGCTGAGCCAGGGTTTCAGAATGCCCGATGGGTTGATGGTGAGCTTGTGATTCTTGATGGGAAG CACCTAAAAGCAGGGCCGGTTGTTGGATTTGTGTATTGGGCCCCTGGGTATCATTTTTTGGTCTTCTTCAATCGGCTTAGGCTTCAACAGTAG